A genomic region of Mesorhizobium sp. NZP2077 contains the following coding sequences:
- the lexA gene encoding transcriptional repressor LexA: MLTRKQHELLMFIHERLKESGIPPSFDEMKEALDLASKSGIHRLITALEERGFIRRLPNRARALEVLRLPDSIAPGLNAAKKFSPSVIQGSLGQGGLGRQLKPATPSRLPAAGNDDDAVSAVSIPVMGRIAAGVPIDAIQHQTHSISVPPDMIMGGEHYALEVKGDSMIEAGIFDGDTVIIRNADTAQPGEIIVALVDEEEATLKRFRRKGASIALEAANPAYETRIFGPDRVKVQGKLVGLIRRY; encoded by the coding sequence ATGCTGACGCGCAAGCAACATGAACTCTTGATGTTCATTCATGAACGGCTGAAGGAAAGCGGCATTCCGCCCTCCTTCGACGAGATGAAGGAAGCGCTCGATCTCGCCTCCAAGTCAGGAATCCATCGCCTGATCACGGCGCTGGAGGAACGCGGTTTCATCCGCCGGCTGCCCAACCGGGCTCGGGCATTGGAGGTGCTGCGGCTACCCGATTCGATCGCGCCCGGCCTCAACGCGGCAAAGAAATTCTCGCCAAGCGTCATCCAGGGCAGTCTTGGTCAGGGCGGCCTTGGCCGCCAACTCAAGCCTGCAACGCCGTCGCGTTTGCCCGCGGCCGGCAATGACGACGACGCGGTTTCCGCGGTGTCGATCCCGGTGATGGGGCGTATCGCCGCCGGTGTGCCGATCGATGCCATCCAGCATCAGACGCATTCGATCTCGGTGCCGCCGGACATGATCATGGGCGGCGAGCATTATGCGCTGGAGGTCAAGGGCGACTCGATGATCGAGGCCGGCATCTTCGATGGCGACACCGTCATCATCCGCAATGCCGATACCGCCCAGCCCGGCGAGATCATCGTGGCGCTGGTGGATGAAGAGGAAGCGACGCTGAAGCGGTTTCGCCGCAAGGGCGCCTCGATCGCGCTTGAAGCCGCCAATCCGGCCTACGAGACGCGCATCTTCGGGCCGGACAGGGTCAAGGTGCAAGGCAAGCTCG